From a region of the Methanothrix sp. genome:
- the fdhF gene encoding formate dehydrogenase subunit alpha, with protein MALDAIETTCVYCGCGCGLYLHVEDNRIIAVTPSMKPPASGRLCAKGWLLHGFVNHPERLREPLIRRGDRHVPTSWSEALSFIARSFDEIKRDSGPDALAVLTSAKATNEENYLLMKLCRAALGSNNIDNVARLCHAPTLFALGSSLGSGSMTNPIESLLHSDVIMIIGSNTTEQHPAVALHVMEARRKGARIIVVDPRITQMAEIADLHLQLRPGTDIALLNAILNIVIQEGMIDEEFIRSRTEGFDDIRDHLAEYSPEVAERICGVPAELIHDAAVMYGGAEAAAIVYAMGITQHAYGTDNVQAIVNLALATGNLGRDGSGIYPLRGHQNVQGACDMGALPDYYTGYQRVSEFREKFEDAWKVELPASRGRTAIEIMSSAGSEIRGLYISGENPALSYPDSSRIRGALESLDLLVVSDIFPTETTRMADVILPVASFAEKYGTVTSTERRVQLIRKAIDPPGSALPEWVVAARLLEIFGVSSDYNSPADVMKEIAALTPSYGGISHERLERGGIHWPCPTQEHRGTPVLYRDGFPRGRAVFRHVDQRSLDDERFTLIIGRSQYHFHTGSMTRRVCILEREVPEAFVDMNPKDAAALGIRNGTGLILESESGTIRARARLSDNVREGVLFMPFHFRESPVNLLTKWQLDQFSKIPALKIVSVRVRREDA; from the coding sequence ATGGCATTGGATGCGATTGAGACGACCTGTGTCTACTGCGGCTGCGGCTGTGGCCTTTATCTGCACGTGGAGGACAACAGAATAATCGCTGTCACCCCATCCATGAAACCACCCGCCAGTGGAAGGCTCTGCGCAAAGGGCTGGCTCCTTCACGGCTTCGTGAACCACCCGGAGAGGCTCAGAGAGCCGCTGATACGCAGGGGAGATCGTCATGTTCCGACATCCTGGAGCGAGGCGCTCTCATTCATAGCGAGATCTTTTGATGAGATAAAGAGGGATTCAGGACCTGATGCACTCGCGGTTCTCACATCTGCGAAGGCAACGAACGAGGAGAACTATCTTCTCATGAAGCTCTGCCGCGCAGCACTCGGATCCAACAACATCGACAACGTCGCGCGGCTCTGCCATGCGCCCACGCTCTTCGCTCTCGGCTCATCTCTTGGGAGTGGATCGATGACGAACCCGATAGAGAGCCTTCTCCACTCTGATGTTATAATGATCATCGGATCGAACACGACCGAGCAGCATCCTGCGGTCGCCCTTCATGTAATGGAGGCCAGGAGAAAGGGCGCCAGGATCATAGTGGTGGATCCGAGGATAACGCAGATGGCGGAGATCGCAGATCTGCACCTCCAGTTGAGGCCCGGCACTGATATAGCCCTTTTAAATGCGATCCTGAACATCGTCATCCAGGAGGGGATGATCGATGAGGAGTTCATACGCTCGCGGACGGAGGGGTTCGATGATATTCGCGATCATCTCGCCGAATACTCGCCTGAGGTTGCGGAGCGAATATGCGGTGTGCCAGCAGAACTCATACACGATGCCGCTGTGATGTATGGCGGCGCAGAGGCTGCTGCTATTGTGTACGCTATGGGCATAACTCAGCACGCATACGGCACGGACAACGTTCAGGCGATCGTAAACCTTGCGCTCGCAACTGGAAATCTCGGGAGGGACGGCTCCGGCATATATCCACTTCGGGGTCATCAGAACGTGCAGGGAGCGTGCGATATGGGCGCGCTTCCAGATTACTACACCGGATATCAGAGGGTATCTGAGTTCAGAGAAAAGTTCGAGGATGCGTGGAAGGTGGAGCTTCCCGCATCCCGGGGCAGGACTGCAATCGAGATCATGAGCTCCGCGGGATCTGAGATCAGGGGGCTGTACATCTCTGGAGAGAACCCGGCCCTGAGCTACCCGGACAGCTCAAGGATCAGAGGTGCGCTGGAGTCTCTCGATCTCCTGGTGGTCTCGGATATATTCCCGACAGAGACGACCAGGATGGCGGATGTTATTCTTCCAGTCGCATCATTTGCAGAGAAGTACGGGACCGTGACCTCAACAGAGAGAAGGGTCCAGCTCATCAGAAAGGCGATCGATCCTCCGGGGAGTGCACTGCCCGAGTGGGTCGTGGCAGCGAGGCTTCTCGAGATCTTCGGCGTCTCATCGGATTATAATTCCCCGGCTGATGTGATGAAGGAGATAGCGGCGCTGACACCGAGCTATGGCGGCATCTCCCATGAGCGGCTGGAGCGCGGCGGCATCCACTGGCCGTGCCCGACGCAGGAGCACCGTGGAACGCCTGTACTTTACAGAGACGGTTTTCCGCGCGGGCGTGCTGTGTTCAGGCATGTTGACCAACGCAGTCTGGATGATGAGAGGTTCACGCTGATCATAGGCAGGAGCCAGTACCACTTCCACACAGGGAGCATGACCAGAAGGGTCTGCATACTGGAGCGCGAGGTGCCTGAGGCGTTTGTTGATATGAATCCAAAAGATGCAGCAGCCCTTGGAATAAGAAACGGGACCGGATTGATCCTGGAGTCGGAGAGCGGAACCATAAGGGCGAGGGCCAGGCTGAGCGATAACGTGAGGGAGGGCGTACTCTTCATGCCGTTCCACTTCAGGGAATCTCCTGTGAATCTCCTCACAAAATGGCAGCTCGATCAATTCTCGAAGATTCCGGCTCTTAAGATTGTATCCGTCAGAGTCAGAAGGGAGGACGCATGA